From the genome of Nitrospirota bacterium:
GCGCACGCTGTTGTTGGAATTCTGTCCCGACACGGTCTGGTAGGCCTTACCGTCCCAGTTCGTGTCGTACTCGTGGAAGACGAAGTGGGTGAACCCTTCCTGGGCATAGGAGAACATCCGCTGGAGATAGGCTTCCGACACAGCCGACTGCCGCGCGGCCTTGATGGCCCGTTTGAGGGCTTCGTTCTTCGCCGGATCGATCTCGACTTTCATCGTGCCGTTGCCGTCCTGCACGTGACAGGCGCGGAGTACTTCGTTCAGCCGCTGCGCGCAGATCTTGGAGCCGGTGACCATGGCCGCCACCTTCTGCTCCTCGACCACCTTCCAGTCGACGAACTCTTCGATGTCGGGATGGTCCAGGTCCAGGCAGACCATCTTGGCCGCACGCCTCGTGGTTCCGCCGGACTTGATGGCGCCGGCCGCCCGGTCGCCGATCCGGAGGAAGGACATCAGGCCGGAGGAACGGCCTCCGCCCGAGAGGGGCTCGTTGTCCCCGCGCAGCTTGGAGAAGTTCGTGCCGGTGCCGGACCCGTATTTGAACAGCCGCGCCTCCCTGGTCCAGAGGTCCATGATCCCGCCCTCGTTGACCAGGTCGTCGTCCACCGCCTGAATGAAACAGGCGTGTGGCTGGGGATGTTCGAAGGCGTTCGTCGCCTTGACCATCTCCTTGCTCTTCGGATCGACGTAATAGTGCCCCTGGGACGGGCCGGAGAGGCCGTAGGCGTAGTGCAGACCCGTATTGAACCATTGGGGCGAGTTGGGCGCCGCCATTTGGCGCGCCAGCATGTAGCACATTTCGTCGTAGAACGAGGACGCGTCTTCGTCCTTGGTGAAGTAACCGTAGCTTTTTCCCCAATAGGTCCAGCAACCGGCCAACCGATGGAAGACCTGCCGCGCATCCCGCTCGCCCCCCAGCACCGGCGTGCTCTCCTGGGTGAGCAGGGGCTTCCCGTCGGGACCGACCTGGGGCACTCCGGCCTTCCGGAAGTATTTCTGCGCCAGGATGTCAACGGCGAGTTGGGTCCATTTCTCTGGCACATCGATGTTGTCCAGCTTAAAGACCGTGGAGCCATCAGGATTCTTGATCTCTGAGGAACGCTTGGCGAACGGCATGTCCTGATAGGGACTCTGCCCCCGTTGCGTAAATCGACGCTCGATCCTCACAATGTCTCCCTCCTGCTGGTTATGGGACCCGACTCTGGCTCAACGGCCTGTGGGTGCCAAAAAGAAAAGCGAACACCGGGAGTCCGCAGTGTTCGCTTCCGTTCAGGAAACCCCTGTTCTGGCTTGTTCGTCCGGCTGACCCTCGAGTCTGAGAGGTTCAGATCGCGTCATCTGAGGCCCTCGTTCGACATGTGCATCACCTCTAGGAAACCGGACGAACCGCAATATATGGCGAAGCCAACTGTTTGTCAATACCAAATGTTGTGGGGTCCTGTTGATCGGCAGGGAAAGGCTGTGGATAGAAAAAACGCCGCGTCCCGTGCGGTTGGGACCCAACTTGATCGTCAGATATCAACAGGCAACCGGGCTGCGGAATGCCCTTGGGAAGGACTTAGTTCGCCTGCTTGAGTCCGAGCGCTCCGATTTTTTTCGTCACTTGCTCGACGCCTTGCACGGGCCAAAACACTCCTCCGGCTCCGAGCACCAGAACCCGCTCCCCCAGGAAGCTGGTTTCAAAGAGGCTGAAGAGTCCGTAGCTGCGGCGCACCGTATTCGGACGAACGACGGCCCCGATCACTTGCCGGCCCTGCGGCGTCGTCAGTAGCGCACCCGCCAGATCCGACTTGCCTTGCGGCCACTGCTCAAGCGCCAGGACCAGACGTTGTTCCAGGAAGGCGACATAGTCCTGCGTCGTCGGATTGGTCAGCGCAAGCCAGACGCTGATCCCCAGCAGCGCCACGACGAAGCCCAAACTCCGGTTACTCATGTCCGTTCGCCCCGGCCCATGCCGCCAGACGCCGATGCGACCAATGCGGCGCCGGCCGGTTTGACAATCGCCCGCTGCTCGCCTATCTTCCGTCCGATTCGCCGTTCATTGCGCGACATCGCATCACACCAGCCTCGGAGGTTGTCATGTACGTCTGGAGCAAACGCCTTGTGATCGGATTGCTGGCCGCCTTCGGCCTGCTGCTCGTCATGTTTGTCATCGAGGGCCAGGCCGGCGGCACCAGCACGCTCAAGATGCATACGATACGCTGGATCACCCTGAACTACGCCGGCCTGGTGCTCTGGGTCTTCGTCTGGATGATCGACCAGGCGCGGGTGCGCGGGCAAAACGTCTGGCTCTGGCTGCTGCCGTTTCTGTTCGCCCCCCTGCCGACGCTCATGGCCTTCGTCTTGTTCCTCCAGCGACCGATGAAAACCTGATCTCTCACGACGCCTCCCGCGCCGCCACCTGCCTGCGCAAGGACCAGATCAACCACAGGCCGGGGATGGCGGCCAGGGCGGACAACCCAAAGAACGACGTCCACCCCAACAGCTCCACCAACTGAGCCGACGGCCGGCCCAAGAGCACCCGTCCCAACGCTTCCACCGAGGAGAGCGCGGCAAACTGCGTCGCCGTGTACCGGTGATCGCACAGCCCCATGACCAACGCCACAAACGCCGCGGTCCCCATGCCCCCCGAGAGATTTTCGATCATCACCGCCGCGATGAGCAGGACGTAGCTTTTTCCCGCCCAGGCCAGCGCCATGAATCCCAGGTTGGACAC
Proteins encoded in this window:
- a CDS encoding DUF4359 domain-containing protein, which translates into the protein MSNRSLGFVVALLGISVWLALTNPTTQDYVAFLEQRLVLALEQWPQGKSDLAGALLTTPQGRQVIGAVVRPNTVRRSYGLFSLFETSFLGERVLVLGAGGVFWPVQGVEQVTKKIGALGLKQAN